In the genome of Vicia villosa cultivar HV-30 ecotype Madison, WI linkage group LG7, Vvil1.0, whole genome shotgun sequence, one region contains:
- the LOC131618731 gene encoding PKS-NRPS hybrid synthetase cheA-like, with protein sequence MEVPLQICRKNETTIDTTDVFTTSQRFVTREEVIRWVKETGINNKVTVIIARSDTETGKRGRSNKVIFACDKGGKYKDKSETQSATKRCGCPFKIRSTPAKDGSGWKVDVKCGVHNHGLPDRLEGHSFVGRLTTDEKQHVADLTKRHVPPRHILTSLQERDPENVTRITQIYKHKSVIEAEIRGPRSEIQHLLKLIEEANYVYWSRKRDDCEVVRDIFWAHPDSVKLLNLFPTVLIMDATYKTNKYRQPLFEIVGMTSTELTFAVAFAYMECEQTESYIWVLDKLKQLFVKKDVVPQVILTDRDLALMKAVEVVFPTTHNLLCRFHINQNVGMKCKEYVMKDMRETIGTLWKDVVWASNEVEYGVRLQYLEQACFACTNFLDYVKNTWLIPHRQRFVGAWINLVLHFGNTTTNRVESAHWKLKQMLGNNLGDMVKVWEAMNSNLKIQIGNIRASFQKSFYEVEHAHISPFYDNLRGSVSRAALRRIAEELSRLDYVLNSRETCGCTMRTSYGLPCACEMGRSIVVGIPLQIESVHLQWRILSIEGDLPLDEEAGSEVDMSNAINELWRRFKSLDVVGKRALKSRVCEIAYPTTTSLCPPPEKIKTKGGVKRKGKKPVGYDVYRDPSGFEYADQASQCSQKQSQASQTSRKQSQSKKQSQAKDEDFTLQFPCHIRPYITEIVNVVADGNCSRWQAKSWSCGGLKLEKCRLGFGVAAFCLPVCSGTVIWSEAEPPKSYGDGSA encoded by the exons ATGGAAGTTCCGCTCCAAATTTGTCGGAAAAACGAGACAACTATAGATACCACTGATGTTTTCACAACTTCACAGAGATTTGTCACACGGGAAGAAGTTATCCGCTGGGTTAAAGAGACCGGAATCAACAATAAAGTGACTGTTATCATAGCGCGTTCAGACACTGAAACAGGCAAAAGAGGAAGAAGTAACAAAGTTATATTTGCGTGCGATAAAGGTGGAAAATATAAGGATAAAAGTGAGACTCAAAGTGCTACTAAGAGATGTGGATGTCCATTCAAAATCAGATCGACTCCGGCAAAAGATGGGTCTGGATGGAAGGTTGATGTAAAatgtggagttcataatcatggTTTACCAGATAGATTAGAAGGCCATTCATTTGTTGGTAGGTTGACAACAGATGAGAAGCAGCATGTTGCTGATTTGACAAAGAGACATGTTCCGCCTAGACACATATTGACTTCCTTGCAAGAGCGAGATCCTGAGAACGTCACTCGGATCACGCAAATATACAAGCATAAAAGTGTGATTGAAGCGGAGATAAGAGGTCCAAGAAGTGAGATACAACATTTGCTTAAGCTTATAGAGGAGGCGAACTATGTTTATTGGAGTAGGAAACGGGATGATtgtgaagttgtgagagatattttttgggcTCATCCAGATTCGGTAAAGTTGCTGAATCTTTTTCCTACTGTCTTGATTATGGACGCCACTTATAAGACCAACAAATATAGACAACCTCTGTTTGAAATAGTTGGTATGACATCGACCGAGTTGACATTTGCGGTTGCATTTGCTTATATGGAGTGTGAGCAGACAGAGAGTTATATTTGGGTCTTGGATAAGCTGAAGcaattgtttgtgaagaaagatgTGGTTCCACAAGTGATTTTGACGGATAGAGATCTTGCTTTGATGAAAGCAGTTGAAGTTGTTTTTCCTACGACGCATAACTTGCTATGTCGCTTTCATATTAACCAAAATGTTGGGATGAAATGCAAGGAATATGTGATGAAAGACATGCGAGAGACGATAGGCACATTGTGGAAAGATGTTGTATGGGCTAGTAATGAGGTTGAGTATGGTGTACGGTTGCAATATCTTGAACAAGCATGCTTTGCTTGTACTAACTTCCTCGATTACGTGAAGAACACTTGGTTGATCCCACATAGGCAAAGATTTGTAGGCGCATGGATTAATCTAGTGCTTCATTTTGGTAACACCACGACAAATCG GGTTGAATCTGCACATTGGAAGCTAAAGCAGATGTTAGGAAACAACCTTGGTGACATGGTCAAAGTttgggaagctatgaattctAACCTAAAAATCCAAATAGGTAACATTCGAGCTTCGTTTCAAAAAAGTTTTTATGAGGTTGAGCACGCACACATTAGTCCATTTTATGATAATTTGCGTGGTTCAGTATCGAGAGCTGCTTTGAGACGCATTGCAGAAGAGTTATCGAGGCTTGATTATGTGTTAAATAGTAGGGAAACATGTGGTTGTACTATGAGAACAAGTTATGGGCTACCTTGTGCTTGTGAGATGGGAAGATCGATTGTTGTTGGAATCCCATTACAAATAGAAAGTGTTCATCTTCAATGGAGGATACTATCTattgaaggtgacttgcctttagATGAGGAAGCTGGTTCGGAGGTTGATATGAGTAATGCAATTAATGAATTGTGGAGAAGGTTTAAATCACTAGATGTTGTTGGAAAAAGAGCATTGAAAAGTAGGGTTTGTGAAATTGCATATCCCACAACAACTTCATTGTGTCCACCACCtgagaaaataaaaactaaaggcGGAGTGAAGAGGAAAGGGAAGAAACCAGTTGGGTATGATGTTTATAGGGATCCTTCAGGTTTTGAGTATGCTGATCAGGCGTCTCAATGTTCACAAAAACAATCGCAAGCATCACAAACTTCCAGGAAGCAATCACAATCAAAGAAGCAATCACAAGCAAAGGATGAGGATTTCACTCTTCAGTTTCCTTGTCATATTAGGCCATATATTACCGAGATTGTTAATGTTGTAGCAGATGGTAATTGTAGCAGATG GCAAGCTAAGTCATGGAGTTGTGGCGGTTTAAAGTTGGAGAAGTGCAGGCTTGGTTTTGGGGTTGCAGCCTTTTGCTTACCGGTTTGTTCTGGAACTGTCATTTGGTCTGAAGCAGAGCCGCCTAAGTCGTATGGTGATGGTTCAGcttaa
- the LOC131618730 gene encoding uncharacterized protein LOC131618730, with protein sequence MTNSQPQGALPSATVTNPRDNNHVNVVTTRSNKSNDTPEKNSDEEEALEQMPTYVKFMKDIISKKRTIESDPIILTETCSAILQGMKIPVKKKDRGSVTIPCTIGDWSFKKALIDLGASVSLMPLSIYKRLGIGKVQDTRMTLQFADQSVKRPYGVVEDVLVKIDKFVFPVDFVILEMPEDEEIPIILGRPFLETGRCLIDIEEGTKTLKVYDEELKIDIRNTMKSAQDRHAW encoded by the exons ATGACTAACTCTCAACCACAGGGTGCTCTACCAAGTGCTACGGTTACTAATCCCAGAGATAATAATCATGTGAACGTTGTGACAACCAGAAGCAATAAGTCCAATGACACACCTGAGAAGAATTCTGATGAAGAAG aggcacttgagcaaatgcctacctatgtgaaattcatgaaagatatcATTTCAAAGAAGCGGACCATCGAGAGTGAcccgattattctaactgaaacttgtagtgctattttgcagggcatgAAGATTCCGGTTAAAAAGAAAGATCGAGGTTCAGTAACCATTCCATGTACCATCGGGGATTggtctttcaagaaagctcttATCGATTTGGGAGCAAGTGTAAGTCTTATGCCATTATCCATCTACAAAAGATTGGGAATAGGTAAGGTACAAGATACACGAATGACACTTCAATTTGCTGACCAATCGGTGAAAAGACCTTATGGAGTGGTAGAAGACGTGCTGGTGAAAATCGACAAGTTCGTATTCCCTGTAGATTTTGTTATTCTAGAGATgcctgaagatgaagagataccaatcattttggGGAGACCATTTTTAGAGACAGGGAGATGCTTGATCGATATAGAAGAAGGCACAAAGACTTTGAAAGTCTATGATGAGGAGCTAAAAATTGATATTCGAAACACCATGAAATCGGCACAAGATCGGCatgcttggtaa